A single genomic interval of Hyphomicrobium methylovorum harbors:
- the hpnE gene encoding hydroxysqualene dehydroxylase HpnE gives MSGGTTHIIGAGLAGLSAAARLAEKGRNVVVHELARHPGGRCRSFYEPTLDLQIDNGNHLLLSGNRSALSFLDLIGARDLLQGPNEAEFAFADLQTDQRWTIRPNNGSFPWWIFSRRRRVPGTSALDYMCFGKLLAAGADEPAGKRFNPENAAYKKLMRPVLLAALNCDPEEGSSRLTAAVLLETLARGGQACKPLIAAHGLGPALVDPAVTYIEKHGGAVRFDVPLRALDISGDRIRALRFAEGRIDLAKSDTVILAVPAWVARTLIPGLKVPTEYRAIFNAHFKIAPPPSMPRITGVINGATEWLFAFDDRLSVTISNADRFNEAEREPLARQIWSEVAQVAGMPEMRATLPPWQIVKERRATFTATPAQNALRPDTATRWRNLFLAGDWTATNLPATIEGAIRSGEKAAKLATA, from the coding sequence ATGTCTGGCGGCACGACCCACATCATCGGCGCCGGTCTTGCCGGGCTGTCCGCTGCCGCGCGCCTCGCGGAGAAGGGCAGGAACGTCGTCGTGCATGAGCTCGCCCGCCATCCGGGCGGCCGCTGTCGATCCTTTTACGAGCCGACGCTCGACCTCCAAATCGACAACGGAAATCACCTGCTGTTGTCAGGAAACAGGAGCGCGCTCAGCTTTCTCGATTTGATCGGCGCCCGCGATCTGCTGCAGGGCCCGAACGAAGCGGAATTTGCTTTCGCCGACCTCCAAACCGACCAGCGCTGGACGATCCGCCCGAATAACGGATCGTTCCCCTGGTGGATTTTCTCGCGCCGCCGCCGCGTGCCAGGAACATCCGCCTTAGATTATATGTGTTTCGGCAAATTGCTCGCCGCCGGTGCTGACGAACCCGCAGGCAAACGCTTCAACCCAGAGAATGCAGCTTATAAAAAGCTCATGCGCCCGGTCCTGCTTGCGGCATTGAACTGCGATCCGGAGGAGGGGTCATCGCGCCTCACAGCGGCCGTGCTGCTCGAAACGCTCGCGCGCGGTGGGCAGGCATGCAAACCGTTGATCGCCGCACACGGCCTTGGCCCTGCTCTCGTTGATCCCGCCGTGACATACATCGAAAAGCACGGCGGCGCCGTCCGTTTCGACGTGCCATTGCGCGCGCTCGATATTTCGGGCGACCGGATCCGCGCATTGAGGTTCGCCGAAGGGCGAATCGATCTCGCAAAGAGCGATACCGTTATCCTCGCGGTTCCGGCCTGGGTCGCGCGAACGTTGATTCCTGGATTGAAAGTGCCAACCGAATATCGCGCAATCTTCAACGCGCACTTCAAGATTGCGCCACCGCCGAGCATGCCGCGCATCACTGGCGTCATCAATGGCGCAACTGAGTGGCTGTTCGCATTCGATGATCGGCTATCTGTGACGATCAGCAATGCCGACCGCTTCAACGAAGCTGAGCGCGAGCCGCTGGCCCGGCAAATCTGGTCCGAAGTTGCGCAAGTCGCGGGCATGCCGGAAATGCGCGCCACGCTGCCGCCGTGGCAGATCGTCAAGGAGCGCCGCGCCACGTTTACGGCGACACCTGCGCAGAACGCGCTTCGCCCGGATACGGCCACACGGTGGCGAAACCTGTTTCTCGCGGGCGATTGGACGGCCACCAATCTTCCGGCCACGATTGAGGGCGCGATCCGCTCGGGCGAAAAGGCCGCCAAACTGGCGACGGCCTGA
- the hpnD gene encoding presqualene diphosphate synthase HpnD, producing MSSQEHELVSEVAPAATSSSFYAAMRVLPSAQRDAMYHVYAFCREVDDVADNGGPREGRLAELECYRFDIEQYYLTGRTTHRTRDLAPFITEYGLLKDDFIAVIDGMEMDIVRDIQAPDWSVLDLYCDRAASAVGRLSVRIFGMDEAHGIELSHHLGRALQLTNILRDIDEDAAMGRLYLPREALQDAGISTTDIATILAHPNLDRACRGIAMLTRNYYNQAERVMAHCPRRTARSPRMMATVYRGILEKLIGRGWNAPRADVRRSKRYVLWAVLRDGIF from the coding sequence ATGAGTTCGCAAGAACATGAGTTGGTGTCGGAAGTGGCGCCCGCGGCGACGAGCAGCTCGTTTTACGCGGCCATGCGCGTTCTCCCGTCCGCACAGCGCGACGCGATGTATCACGTCTATGCATTTTGCCGTGAGGTTGACGACGTGGCCGACAATGGCGGTCCGCGCGAAGGACGCCTCGCGGAACTCGAGTGCTATCGCTTCGACATCGAGCAGTATTATTTGACTGGCCGCACGACGCATCGCACGCGCGATCTTGCGCCGTTCATCACCGAATACGGACTTCTGAAAGATGACTTCATCGCCGTTATCGACGGCATGGAGATGGATATCGTTCGCGATATCCAGGCGCCCGATTGGAGCGTTCTCGACCTGTATTGCGATCGCGCCGCATCGGCCGTCGGTCGGCTTTCGGTCCGCATCTTCGGCATGGACGAGGCGCACGGCATCGAGCTGTCGCATCACCTCGGCCGCGCATTGCAATTGACGAACATCCTTCGCGATATCGATGAGGATGCCGCGATGGGCCGCCTCTATCTTCCGAGAGAAGCACTGCAGGACGCAGGCATATCCACCACGGATATCGCGACGATCCTCGCGCATCCAAATCTTGATCGGGCATGCCGAGGCATCGCCATGTTGACGCGCAATTATTACAATCAGGCTGAAAGAGTCATGGCGCATTGCCCGCGTCGGACAGCACGCTCGCCACGCATGATGGCGACGGTCTATCGCGGCATTCTCGAAAAACTGATCGGGCGCGGCTGGAACGCTCCACGCGCCGATGTTCGCCGGTCCAAACGCTATGTTCTGTGGGCCGTACTGCGGGACGGCATTTTCTAA
- the hpnC gene encoding squalene synthase HpnC, with translation MTVDADYKSGKSERDENFPVASHLISSRHRGPILAFYRFARAADDAADHASLTPDAKLARLADLEDSLLGKSERAADALPLRAALHKRNLSPQHALDLLKAFRQDVTKSRYATWEELIDYCRFSAMPVGRFVLDVHGEPKSTWTSSDALCAALQIINHLQDCGKDYRTINRIYVPQDELKRYGVEDAAFAREKSSPELLQCLHGLAKHTATLIPTAALLPKCVADLRLAAETSVIVALADKLVARLETRDPLSGGVHLAKSHAALVAGRAVAMTLVRRVGGKRSMYRAVGDDTA, from the coding sequence ATGACCGTCGACGCGGACTACAAATCCGGAAAGTCCGAGCGCGACGAGAATTTTCCCGTCGCCTCGCACCTTATTTCCAGCCGACACCGGGGTCCGATCCTTGCGTTCTACCGCTTTGCGCGCGCCGCCGATGATGCGGCCGACCATGCGTCGCTCACGCCCGACGCAAAACTTGCTCGTCTCGCGGATCTCGAGGACTCGCTTCTCGGCAAGTCCGAGCGCGCGGCTGATGCACTGCCGCTTCGCGCCGCGTTGCATAAACGGAATCTTTCGCCTCAACACGCGCTCGATCTTCTAAAGGCCTTCCGCCAGGACGTGACCAAATCCCGTTACGCAACCTGGGAAGAACTCATCGATTATTGCCGCTTTTCCGCAATGCCCGTTGGCCGGTTCGTTCTCGACGTACACGGGGAGCCGAAATCCACCTGGACTTCGTCTGATGCCCTTTGCGCTGCGCTTCAGATCATCAATCATCTGCAAGACTGTGGGAAAGACTACCGGACGATAAATCGGATTTACGTTCCGCAGGACGAGTTGAAGCGCTACGGCGTCGAGGACGCTGCTTTTGCTCGCGAAAAGTCTTCCCCGGAACTCCTTCAGTGCCTGCACGGCCTCGCCAAGCACACCGCGACATTGATTCCAACCGCTGCCCTGTTGCCAAAATGCGTCGCCGACTTGCGTCTTGCCGCCGAAACCTCTGTAATAGTCGCGCTAGCTGATAAGCTCGTTGCTCGGCTTGAAACGAGAGATCCGCTGAGCGGCGGGGTTCATCTTGCTAAGTCGCATGCAGCTCTTGTAGCAGGGCGAGCTGTAGCCATGACGCTGGTTCGGCGTGTCGGGGGGAAACGCAGTATGTATCGAGCCGTCGGGGATGATACCGCATGA
- a CDS encoding glycosyltransferase: protein MSVATVIAAVAFAAWCYLLLAHGRFWLCRQREDDDTSPTTFDAGEAWPKVVAIVPARNEADVLPRSLTSLAAQNYPGDFSILLVDDQSSDGTAVVARKIAETAPRQITVVPGAPLPASWTGKVWAMNQGIAAANASAVAPDYLLLTDADIEYHPGVLTSLVARARRRRLSLTSVMAKLNCETFAERVFVPAFIFFFQMLYPFAWVNRASRSTAAAAGGCMLADRAALANAGGIQAIRGALIDDCALAAVMKQQGPIWLGLSERVLSLRVYSSVDEIRRMVARSAYAQLRYSPLLLLGTVVGMALLYLAPPILAVAAGYPANLLGAAAFVGMAIAFQPVLRLYGLSPLWGLALPLIAAAYLAFTVDSAYQHRAGRGGLWKGRVQAGAGKQ from the coding sequence ATGAGCGTCGCGACAGTTATCGCCGCCGTTGCCTTCGCGGCATGGTGTTATCTGCTGCTGGCGCACGGCCGCTTCTGGCTTTGTCGCCAGCGCGAAGACGATGATACGTCGCCCACCACGTTCGATGCGGGCGAGGCTTGGCCCAAGGTCGTGGCGATTGTGCCCGCGCGCAATGAAGCAGACGTGCTCCCGCGTTCGTTGACATCGCTCGCCGCGCAGAACTACCCCGGCGATTTTTCGATCCTGCTGGTGGACGATCAAAGCAGTGATGGCACCGCCGTCGTCGCGCGTAAGATCGCGGAGACAGCTCCGCGCCAGATAACCGTCGTGCCTGGGGCACCGCTTCCCGCGTCCTGGACTGGCAAGGTCTGGGCAATGAACCAAGGCATCGCCGCCGCGAATGCCTCAGCCGTCGCACCCGACTATCTCCTGCTGACAGACGCCGACATCGAATATCACCCCGGCGTCCTGACTTCCCTGGTAGCGCGCGCACGCCGCCGCCGGTTGTCGTTGACGTCGGTCATGGCAAAGCTCAATTGCGAGACGTTCGCGGAACGCGTGTTCGTCCCGGCATTCATCTTCTTCTTTCAAATGCTCTACCCGTTTGCCTGGGTAAATCGCGCCAGCCGGTCAACGGCCGCGGCCGCAGGAGGCTGCATGCTCGCCGACCGCGCCGCACTTGCGAATGCGGGCGGCATTCAAGCGATCCGCGGCGCGCTCATCGACGATTGCGCACTGGCGGCTGTAATGAAGCAGCAGGGGCCGATCTGGCTCGGTCTGTCAGAGCGGGTGCTGAGCCTTCGCGTTTATTCTTCGGTGGATGAAATTCGCCGGATGGTTGCGCGCTCGGCATACGCACAGCTTCGCTATTCGCCGCTGCTTTTGCTTGGCACAGTCGTCGGCATGGCATTGCTGTATCTTGCGCCGCCCATTCTTGCCGTTGCGGCGGGCTACCCGGCGAATTTGCTTGGCGCCGCCGCCTTTGTTGGTATGGCGATCGCCTTTCAGCCGGTCTTGCGCCTCTACGGTCTTTCTCCTCTATGGGGACTGGCGCTCCCGCTCATAGCGGCGGCGTATTTGGCGTTCACCGTCGATTCGGCCTACCAGCACCGCGCCGGGCGCGGAGGTCTCTGGAAAGGCCGCGTGCAAGCGGGCGCAGGAAAACAATGA
- the hpnA gene encoding hopanoid-associated sugar epimerase produces the protein MPAKDLVFLTGASGFVGSAVARRLIAEGFAVRALVRRESNRTNLADLDAEVVEGDLRDAQMLQSAMAGARYVMHVAADYRLWAPDPREIFASNVDGTRAVMAAAKSNGVERIVYTSSVATLRPATDGTPVDETSPLDEANAIGAYKKSKVQAERLVERMVAEGLPAVIVNPSTPIGPRDVRPTPTGRIVVEAASGRMPAYVDTGLNLVHVDDVAAGHVSALTHGRIGERYILGGENVSLGEMLREIAHLVGRRPPNVSLPRGLIYPIAYGAEAMARLTGREPFATVDGLRMAKYKMYFSSAKAARELAYRARPVKDALADAHRWFREAGYLK, from the coding sequence TTGCCTGCGAAAGATCTTGTTTTCTTGACAGGTGCGTCGGGCTTCGTCGGCTCCGCCGTCGCGCGTCGGCTGATCGCGGAGGGGTTCGCCGTGCGCGCGCTCGTTCGGCGCGAGAGCAACCGCACCAATCTCGCAGATCTCGATGCAGAGGTTGTCGAAGGTGATCTGCGAGACGCGCAAATGCTGCAGTCAGCAATGGCGGGCGCGCGTTACGTTATGCACGTCGCGGCCGATTATCGCCTGTGGGCGCCGGATCCGCGTGAAATATTTGCGTCGAACGTCGATGGAACACGCGCCGTCATGGCAGCGGCCAAGTCCAACGGTGTCGAACGCATCGTCTATACGTCGAGTGTCGCGACGTTGCGGCCCGCAACCGACGGCACTCCGGTCGACGAAACATCTCCGCTGGATGAAGCCAACGCCATTGGCGCCTACAAGAAAAGCAAGGTGCAGGCCGAGCGTCTGGTTGAACGGATGGTCGCTGAAGGCCTTCCCGCTGTCATCGTCAATCCTTCAACGCCCATCGGCCCGCGTGATGTCCGCCCAACGCCGACGGGGCGCATCGTCGTCGAAGCCGCGTCCGGACGAATGCCCGCTTACGTCGATACTGGCCTCAACCTCGTGCACGTCGATGACGTCGCGGCGGGACACGTCTCGGCGCTGACGCATGGCCGCATCGGCGAGCGCTATATTCTCGGCGGCGAGAACGTTTCGCTGGGTGAAATGCTCCGCGAGATTGCGCACCTTGTCGGCCGGCGGCCGCCAAACGTGAGCCTGCCACGCGGTCTCATCTATCCAATTGCCTATGGCGCCGAAGCAATGGCCCGCCTAACCGGCCGCGAACCGTTTGCCACCGTCGATGGATTGCGGATGGCGAAATACAAAATGTACTTTTCATCTGCCAAAGCCGCCCGTGAATTGGCGTACCGTGCGCGTCCGGTGAAAGACGCACTCGCTGATGCTCACCGCTGGTTTCGCGAAGCGGGGTATTTGAAATGA
- a CDS encoding PQQ-dependent sugar dehydrogenase has protein sequence MLLKTKDRVLAAAVIATASFGVCGAVALAQDDAAKTEPAKVACAADPEITVPQGFCATIFADSVGAARHLTVAEDGTVYVNISNRHSKIPGSGAYLALKDSDGDGRADLNESFGEATGGTGIAVYKDWLYAESGDRILRYPRKQGDFALRTEPEIVLKDLPMKGDHRVRSFAIDPEGRMFVNIGSATNSCQEDNRTEGSPGINPCEELKRHAGVWLYDANKTEQVFSEDDRFATGIRNAEGIDFDSKGRIFATQHGRDQLFQNWPKLYTSEQGSELPAEVLVELQKGGDYGWPYCYFDGEQGKLVLAPEYGGDGGKKVGDCGEKQTATAAFPAHWGPNDMKIYKGAQFPASYRDGAFIAFHGSWNRSSGPQEGFNVVFQPLADGKASGPYQVFADGFRKGGHRPAGVAVGPDGALYVSDDAAGRIWRITYGN, from the coding sequence ATGCTTTTGAAAACAAAAGACCGCGTTCTGGCGGCTGCGGTGATTGCGACTGCGTCATTCGGCGTGTGCGGGGCAGTTGCGCTTGCTCAAGATGACGCTGCGAAGACAGAACCTGCGAAAGTCGCGTGCGCCGCTGATCCGGAGATCACGGTGCCGCAAGGATTTTGCGCCACGATCTTCGCTGACTCCGTCGGAGCAGCTCGTCATTTAACTGTAGCAGAAGACGGCACCGTCTATGTGAACATTTCCAACCGCCACTCGAAAATCCCGGGCTCAGGCGCCTATCTTGCGCTCAAGGATAGCGATGGAGATGGTCGTGCTGATCTCAACGAATCCTTCGGCGAGGCCACAGGCGGAACGGGCATCGCGGTCTACAAAGATTGGCTCTATGCAGAAAGCGGCGATCGCATTCTGCGTTACCCGCGCAAGCAGGGAGACTTCGCCCTTCGAACTGAGCCGGAGATCGTCCTTAAAGATCTTCCAATGAAGGGTGACCATCGCGTTCGCTCGTTCGCGATTGATCCCGAAGGCCGAATGTTCGTGAATATCGGTTCGGCTACAAATTCATGTCAGGAAGACAATCGCACCGAAGGTTCGCCGGGCATCAATCCGTGTGAGGAGCTCAAGAGGCACGCTGGCGTCTGGCTCTATGATGCCAACAAGACAGAGCAGGTGTTCTCGGAAGATGATCGCTTCGCGACCGGCATCCGCAACGCCGAAGGCATCGATTTCGATTCCAAGGGAAGAATTTTTGCGACTCAGCATGGCCGCGATCAGCTCTTTCAAAACTGGCCGAAGCTGTACACGTCCGAACAGGGATCTGAGCTTCCGGCTGAAGTGCTCGTCGAATTGCAGAAGGGCGGCGACTACGGCTGGCCGTATTGCTACTTCGATGGCGAGCAGGGCAAGCTTGTGCTCGCACCTGAATACGGCGGCGACGGCGGGAAGAAGGTTGGAGACTGCGGAGAGAAGCAGACGGCAACCGCAGCGTTTCCCGCGCACTGGGGCCCGAACGACATGAAAATCTACAAGGGCGCGCAATTCCCCGCCTCGTATCGTGACGGCGCGTTCATCGCCTTTCACGGATCGTGGAATCGCTCGTCCGGTCCGCAGGAGGGCTTTAACGTCGTCTTCCAGCCGCTCGCTGATGGGAAAGCATCCGGGCCGTACCAGGTCTTCGCCGACGGCTTTCGCAAGGGCGGCCACCGTCCGGCCGGTGTCGCGGTTGGCCCGGACGGCGCTCTCTACGTCAGCGATGACGCGGCCGGGCGCATCTGGCGCATTACCTACGGCAACTGA
- a CDS encoding oxidoreductase, with translation MANWFITGVSTGFGRALAEAVLAKGDSVTGTVRNDAAKAEFEKLAPGRALAVLLDVTDPESVLRGVKEGEQKFSGIDVLVNNAGYGLEGAIEEVTLSQIRAQFEVNVFGAVTVIQAALPNMRKRRRGHIVNITSMGGLTAFPGVGIYNGSKFALDGISEALAKEVKPLGINVTIVAPGSFRTDWAGRSMVHVDEQIADYAATAGAFRKSLAERNGRQAGDPQKAAEAIIAVVNSDDPPLRLLLGPDALRFVGAKLGALQSEIMRWAPVSAATNFSDT, from the coding sequence ATGGCCAATTGGTTCATAACGGGCGTTAGCACTGGCTTTGGACGCGCGCTCGCGGAAGCTGTTCTCGCAAAGGGAGACAGCGTCACCGGTACAGTGCGCAACGATGCAGCCAAGGCTGAATTCGAGAAACTCGCGCCCGGTCGCGCACTCGCGGTTCTCCTGGACGTGACTGATCCTGAAAGCGTTCTCCGTGGCGTCAAAGAAGGCGAGCAGAAGTTTTCTGGCATCGACGTGCTGGTGAACAATGCCGGTTACGGCCTTGAGGGTGCAATCGAGGAAGTCACTCTTAGCCAGATACGGGCGCAGTTCGAAGTCAATGTCTTCGGCGCCGTCACCGTGATCCAAGCCGCGTTGCCGAACATGCGCAAACGCCGTCGCGGCCACATCGTGAATATCACGTCGATGGGCGGCCTCACCGCATTTCCAGGCGTCGGAATTTATAACGGCAGCAAGTTCGCACTAGACGGTATTTCCGAAGCGCTTGCGAAAGAGGTCAAGCCGCTCGGGATCAACGTAACGATCGTTGCGCCGGGATCGTTTCGCACGGATTGGGCCGGACGCTCGATGGTGCATGTCGATGAGCAGATCGCTGACTATGCAGCAACGGCCGGGGCATTTCGCAAATCACTCGCGGAGCGAAACGGACGTCAGGCTGGCGATCCGCAGAAGGCCGCCGAGGCGATCATTGCCGTTGTGAATTCAGATGACCCCCCGCTCCGTCTCTTGCTCGGTCCGGATGCCTTGCGCTTCGTCGGCGCAAAACTTGGAGCGTTACAGTCGGAAATCATGCGCTGGGCGCCGGTATCCGCCGCCACCAATTTTTCCGACACTTGA
- a CDS encoding TetR family transcriptional regulator encodes MQKGRPREFDTDEALDKALHVFWERGYEGTSLSELTEAMGISRPSLYAAFGNKEDLFRLALDRYARQGPGAALQEALLQPTAKLVVDRLLRSVAIALTDPNNPRGCLAVQGALSCGEASQSIKQELCRRRAEGEKALAERFERAKADGDLPSSLEPAGLARFVMTVTQGMSVQAAGGASRDDLVAVADFALQAWPA; translated from the coding sequence GTGCAAAAAGGCCGTCCTCGCGAATTCGATACAGATGAGGCGCTCGATAAGGCGCTCCATGTTTTCTGGGAGCGCGGCTACGAAGGTACGTCGCTTTCGGAGTTGACGGAGGCGATGGGCATCAGCCGCCCAAGTCTGTACGCGGCATTCGGAAACAAGGAAGATCTGTTTCGGCTGGCGCTAGACCGCTATGCGCGGCAAGGACCTGGCGCAGCGCTGCAGGAAGCACTTTTGCAGCCGACAGCGAAGCTGGTTGTCGATCGCTTGCTCCGCTCCGTTGCCATTGCGCTGACGGACCCAAACAATCCGCGCGGATGCCTCGCGGTACAAGGTGCGCTCTCGTGCGGAGAGGCGTCTCAATCCATCAAGCAGGAACTCTGCCGGCGTCGTGCCGAAGGAGAAAAAGCGCTGGCCGAACGTTTCGAGCGCGCGAAAGCGGACGGCGATCTCCCGTCGAGTCTCGAACCCGCGGGCCTCGCGCGTTTCGTGATGACAGTCACTCAGGGCATGTCGGTACAAGCCGCAGGCGGTGCGTCACGCGACGATCTGGTGGCGGTTGCCGACTTCGCGCTGCAAGCCTGGCCCGCTTAG
- a CDS encoding ABC transporter ATP-binding protein, which yields MSAVISVANLSKVYASGFHALKNINLDIRRGEIFALLGPNGAGKTTLISIICGIVNSSSGKITVDGMDIARDYRTVRSMIGLVPQELSTDMFETPWATVNFSRGLFGKPRNYAFVEKVLRDLSLWEKKDTKIIALSGGMKRRLLIAKALAHEPSILFLDEPTAGVDVELRREMWGIVKRMRESGVTIILTTHYIEEAEEMADRIGVIAKGELILVDEKVELMRKLGKKQLGLQLHTPLSEIPDALSHYALQLANDGNELIYTYDTLSERTGITSLLNDMRAAEIGFKDLSTKESSLEEIFVDLVRQSR from the coding sequence ATGTCCGCCGTCATTTCCGTCGCGAACCTTTCGAAGGTTTACGCGTCCGGCTTTCATGCGCTGAAGAACATCAATCTCGACATCCGCCGAGGAGAAATCTTCGCGCTGCTCGGGCCAAACGGCGCGGGCAAGACGACGCTGATCAGCATCATCTGCGGTATCGTCAATAGCAGTTCCGGCAAGATCACCGTCGATGGCATGGATATCGCGCGCGACTATCGGACAGTGCGCTCGATGATCGGCCTCGTGCCGCAGGAACTCTCGACCGATATGTTCGAGACGCCCTGGGCCACGGTGAATTTCAGCCGCGGACTGTTCGGTAAGCCGCGCAATTATGCGTTCGTCGAGAAAGTGCTGCGCGATCTTTCTCTCTGGGAGAAGAAAGACACGAAAATCATCGCGCTCTCGGGCGGTATGAAGCGGCGGCTGCTGATCGCCAAGGCGCTGGCGCATGAACCAAGCATCCTATTCCTCGACGAACCGACTGCCGGGGTCGATGTCGAACTGCGGCGCGAGATGTGGGGCATCGTGAAACGCATGCGCGAATCCGGCGTCACCATCATCTTGACGACGCACTACATCGAAGAAGCGGAAGAGATGGCCGACAGAATCGGCGTGATCGCCAAGGGCGAATTGATCTTGGTGGATGAGAAAGTCGAGCTGATGAGAAAGCTCGGCAAAAAGCAGCTTGGACTACAGTTGCACACACCGCTTTCGGAGATTCCCGATGCGCTTTCGCATTACGCATTGCAGCTTGCGAACGATGGGAACGAGCTGATTTACACCTATGACACGCTGTCGGAGCGCACCGGAATCACGTCTCTTTTGAACGACATGCGCGCCGCTGAGATCGGCTTTAAAGATCTCAGCACGAAGGAAAGTTCTCTTGAGGAAATATTTGTCGATCTCGTGAGGCAGTCGCGATGA
- a CDS encoding ABC transporter permease, whose amino-acid sequence MNLEAVRAIYLFEMSRWGRTLMQSIVSPVLSTSLYFIVFGAAIGSRIAQIEGINYGSFIVPGLIMLSLLTESTSNAAFGIYFPRFTGTIYEHLSAPISPFEIVLGYVGAAATKSVILGLIILATASIFVDIRIAHPFWMFGFLVLTAVTFSMFGFIIGVWADGFERLQIVPMLIITPLTFLGGTFYSIKMLPPDWQTVALFNPIVYLISAFRWSFFEISDVDVSVSLAIIVGFLVVCMTVIWWIFKTGYRLKA is encoded by the coding sequence ATGAATTTGGAAGCCGTTCGCGCGATCTACCTGTTCGAGATGTCCCGCTGGGGACGGACACTGATGCAGAGCATCGTTTCCCCGGTGCTTTCGACGTCGCTCTATTTCATCGTGTTCGGCGCGGCGATCGGCTCGCGCATCGCCCAGATCGAAGGCATCAACTATGGCTCGTTTATCGTGCCGGGTCTGATCATGCTGTCCCTCTTGACGGAGAGCACCTCGAACGCCGCGTTCGGGATCTATTTCCCGCGCTTTACAGGAACGATCTACGAGCACCTCTCGGCGCCGATCTCGCCGTTCGAAATCGTGCTTGGTTATGTCGGCGCGGCGGCGACGAAATCGGTCATTCTCGGATTGATCATCCTCGCAACGGCGAGCATCTTCGTTGACATCCGAATTGCGCACCCGTTCTGGATGTTTGGATTTCTCGTCCTGACGGCGGTGACCTTCAGCATGTTCGGCTTCATCATCGGCGTTTGGGCTGATGGCTTCGAACGGTTGCAGATCGTTCCAATGCTGATCATTACGCCGCTGACGTTTCTGGGCGGCACGTTTTACTCGATCAAGATGCTGCCGCCGGACTGGCAAACCGTCGCGTTGTTCAACCCGATCGTCTATCTCATCAGCGCATTCCGCTGGAGCTTTTTCGAGATTTCGGATGTCGATGTAAGCGTAAGCTTGGCAATTATCGTGGGATTTTTGGTAGTTTGCATGACTGTAATTTGGTGGATATTCAAGACAGGGTATCGCCTCAAGGCTTGA
- a CDS encoding winged helix-turn-helix domain-containing protein, with translation MTVIRIRIDFDKERYIGHGRIQLLELIGEHGSISAAAKAMDMSYKRAWYLMDEFSAIFSEPLIERQHGGKGGGAARLTPFGAEIIQQYREMEAKALSTFSKPLASIEKHLVKPQKTARK, from the coding sequence ATGACTGTGATCAGGATTCGTATCGACTTCGACAAAGAGCGGTATATCGGGCATGGCCGAATTCAGCTGCTTGAACTGATCGGCGAACACGGGTCCATCTCAGCCGCGGCGAAGGCGATGGATATGTCCTACAAACGCGCTTGGTATCTGATGGACGAATTCAGCGCGATTTTTTCCGAGCCGTTGATTGAGCGCCAGCATGGCGGCAAGGGCGGCGGCGCTGCGCGGCTGACGCCATTCGGTGCGGAAATCATTCAACAGTATCGCGAGATGGAAGCGAAGGCGTTGAGTACTTTTTCGAAGCCGCTGGCGTCGATCGAAAAGCACCTCGTCAAGCCGCAGAAGACCGCGCGGAAGTAG
- the modC gene encoding molybdenum ABC transporter ATP-binding protein — protein sequence MTAPFPALAPILSVDAHLSRGAFKLAAAFDAGPGITALFGPSGSGKSTLLNVIAGVLRPERGHVVLNGETLTDTQKRIFLPPHKRRIGFVFQDAQLFPHLTVEQNMKFGRWFRRASQSIASFDVVADTLGILPLLKRRPATLSGGERQRVALARALLSSPQLLLMDEPLAGLDDKLRQEIMTLIEHIRDEFRVPIVYVTHTRDEVRRLASRVVKVEQGEVESSGSVPEILGA from the coding sequence ATGACAGCGCCATTTCCCGCTCTTGCGCCCATTCTGTCGGTGGACGCACATCTCTCACGCGGCGCATTCAAACTCGCCGCCGCGTTCGATGCCGGGCCCGGCATTACCGCGTTGTTCGGTCCATCGGGGTCTGGAAAATCGACGTTGCTGAACGTCATTGCGGGCGTCCTGCGGCCCGAACGCGGACACGTCGTCCTAAATGGTGAAACGCTCACCGATACGCAGAAGCGAATTTTCCTGCCGCCGCACAAACGCCGGATCGGTTTTGTGTTCCAGGACGCGCAGCTGTTTCCTCATCTGACGGTCGAACAGAATATGAAGTTCGGCCGCTGGTTTCGCCGAGCATCGCAATCGATCGCGTCGTTCGATGTCGTGGCCGATACACTTGGCATTCTTCCCCTGCTGAAGCGGCGGCCCGCCACCCTCTCCGGAGGCGAACGCCAGCGCGTTGCGCTGGCTAGGGCGCTGCTGTCGTCTCCGCAACTGCTGTTGATGGACGAACCGCTCGCGGGGCTTGATGACAAGCTGCGGCAGGAAATCATGACCCTGATCGAGCACATACGCGATGAGTTTCGCGTTCCGATCGTTTACGTCACGCACACGCGAGACGAAGTTCGGCGTCTCGCGTCTCGCGTCGTGAAGGTCGAGCAAGGTGAGGTGGAGTCGTCAGGAAGCGTGCCTGAGATTCTCGGCGCCTAG